A genomic segment from Mycosarcoma maydis chromosome 13, whole genome shotgun sequence encodes:
- a CDS encoding ESCRT-II subunit protein SNF8 (related to SNF8 - protein involved in glucose derepression): MRRGPGIAALDRSLHSSTAFSSLGADLTASQLAELRQQLELFSTSLRHFSSQHRHEIRKNAQFRHAFQKMCYSIGVDPLSSSTRSSGGLAGLWSDMLGLGDWQYELGVQIIDVCVSTRDVNGGVISMDDLITRVTRLRTGSTSTSTAKGKADKDASSEITQDDIVRSIKMLAPLGCGYEVFSLGNGGQKMVRSVPRELDTDTMVVLGMLLSSSSSTATVAAAAGRAAELPFLTEDTLVTRQKARGWTRDRARAVLENMALREGMLWIDEQAFPPRYYSLATLATG, encoded by the coding sequence ATGCGTCGAGGACCAGGAATCGCAGCTCTCGATCGCTCGCTCCACTCGTCCACCGCCTTCTCGTCCCTCGGCGCCGACCTCACCGCATCGCaacttgccgagcttcgTCAAcaactcgagctcttctCCACGTCTCTGCGCCACTTTTCGAGCCAACACCGCCACGAGATCCGCAAAAATGCACAGTTTCGTCATGCGTTCCAAAAGATGTGCTacagcatcggcgtcgatccactgtcgtcgtcaacgcGCAGTTCGGGTGGTCTAGCGGGGCTGTGGAGTGATATGTTGGGCTTAGGCGATTGGCAGTACGAGCTAGGTGTGCAGATCATCGATGTGTGCGTGAGCACGAGGGATGTCAATGGCGGAGTGATAAGTATGGACGATCTAATAACGAGGGTGACGCGATTGAGAACTGgatccacctcgacctcaacAGCCAAGGGAAAAGCGGACAAGGACGCGAGCTCAGAGATTACGCAAGACGACATTGTCAGAAGCATCAAGATGCTCGCTCCATTAGGATGTGGCTACGAGGTATTCTCATTGGGGAATGGCGGGCAGAAGATGGTGAGGAGTGTTCCGAGAGAACTGGATACCGATACAATGGTCGTACTGGGCATGCTGCTGTCCagctcatcgtcgacagcaacagtagcagcagcagcgggaCGAGCAGCCGAGCTCCCCTTTTTGACCGAGGATACCCTCGTTACGCGTCAAAAGGCACGTGGCTGGACCAGAGACCGTGCGAGAGCAGTATTGGAGAACATGGCGTTGAGGGAAGGTATGCTGTGGATTGACGAACAGGCTTTCCCACCACGCTACTACTCATTGGCCACTCTCGCGACCGGATGA
- a CDS encoding 60S ribosomal protein eL15 has protein sequence MGAYKYVEELYKKKQSDVLRFLLRVRCWEYRQLNVIHRASRPSRLDKAHRLGYKAKQGYVVYRIRVRRGNRKKPVPKGATYGKPVRQGVNHLKYQRSLRATAEERVGRKCSNLRILNSYWINQDGVYKYFEVIAVDPQHKAIRRDARINWIAKAVHKRRECRGLTATGKKSRGQGKGHRYNKTQGGGKNSTIRKRDTLQLRRYR, from the exons ATGGGTGCCTACAAATACGTCGAGGAGCTCtacaagaagaagcagagcgATGTTCTGCGATTCCTTCTCCGAGTTCG CTGCTGGGAGTACCGCCAGCTGAATGTGATCCACCGGGCTTCGCGACCGTCGCGTCTTGACAAGGCGCACCGTCTTGGTTACAAGGCTAAGCAGGGATACGTGGTGTACCGCATTCGCGTTCGCCGGGGTAACCGCAAGAAGCCTGTGCCCAAGGGTGCTACGTACGGCAAGCCTGTTCGTCAGGGTGTCAACCACCTCAAGTACCAGCGTTCGCTGCGTGCTACTGCCGAGGAGCGTGTGGGTCGCAAGTGCAGCAACTTGCGTATCCTCAACTCCTACTGGATCAACCAGGACGGTGTGTACAAGTACTTTGAAGTCATCGCTGTGGACCCTCAGCACAAGGCGATCCGACGCGATGCTCGCATCAACTGGATCGCCAAGGCGGTGCACAAGCGTCGCGAGTGCCGTGGTCTCACCGCCACCGGCAAGAAGTCCAGGGGCCAGGGCAAGGGTCACCGCTACAACAAGACGCAGGGCGGTGGAAAGAACTCCACCATCAGGAAGAGGGACACCCTCCAGCTCCGACGATACCGTTAA
- a CDS encoding uncharacterized protein (related to carboxylesterase/lipase EstA precursor) has translation MRLSYRRSPLVPALHLATLCLVSTALPSPAYEAPLGLASMLLAPVGNSSLINANNTADCTNCTNLGNFINPIPVSWLDPVIQLRNGSYAGITIQPIAASATLSGFGTNRTQEAFLGIPYAQQPVDELRFRRPYSLNESWDEVRSAKRYSELCFGAGVDDDYQPPYVTYKLGERCLTLNVVRPAGVSSENGDKLPVFVWIYGGGFSYGGSADRRYNGSFIVDKSVELEQPLIFVSFNYRVNVLGFPVGDGAKQAGIENLGLYDQRLALNWIRENIAAFGGDQDKVSIVGESAGGASILFHLSAYGGRDDRLFRSAVVQSGYWASQLETKSNRVRWNQQWGSLVEYANCSARADAIGCLRTTPLDTIKQWSQRNNATVNAFSPVVDGDLVAGDLQHSFLQARIVKDASVLLNNNLDEGLSFGRRGVNNSGDIVEALSVSQALPDGWLSRDTESNLTRAYPDNEDIYPPFQAGAGVLPRTHGVLGTNDRRSCAIFGDLLFVGPRRQAAELLAKSSNKPIYVSRFDQLSYKSAITSGAQHFQEVAYMFRNALDTQNALGPLAKDTQLAEEMSSYWINFVASGDPNGAKKQGRRTQGAVRWPKYTEEGRQVVVWKGGRLWCGCAMGWVAQAGW, from the coding sequence ATGCGGCTTTCTTACAGGCGCTCGCCTCTCGTTCCAGCGCTACATCTGGCGACCCTTTGCTTGGTGTCGACCGCTCTTCCCTCGCCAGCCTATGAAGCACCTCTCGGGCTGGCATCGATGCTACTTGCTCCTGTTGGCaattcgagcttgatcaaCGCGAACAACACAGCCGACTGCACCAACTGCACCAACCTGGGCAATTTCATCAATCCGATTCCCGTGTCTTGGTTGGACCCCGTGATCCAGCTTCGCAACGGATCGTATGCTGGTATCACCATCCAACCCATCGCTGCGTCTGCTACGCTGTCTGGCTTTGGCACAAATCGCACTCAGGAAGCCTTTTTGGGCATTCCGTATGCTCAACAGCCCGTCGATGAGCTTCGTTTCAGAAGGCCTTACTCGCTCAACGAGAGCTGGGACGAGGTGAGGTCGGCAAAGCGGTACTCGGAGCTGTGTTTTGGCGCGggtgtcgacgacgattACCAGCCACCGTACGTGACGTACAAGCTGGGCGAAAGGTGTCTGACGTTGAACGTGGTGCGACCTGCAGGAGTGTCGAGCGAGAACGGAGACAAGCTGCCCGTCTTTGTCTGGATCTACGGCGGTGGGTTCAGTTATGGCGGATCGGCTGATAGGAGGTACAATGGTAGCTTTATTGTGGATAAGTCGGTCGAATTGGAGCAGCCCTTGATCTTTGTCAGCTTCAACTATCGGGTGAACGTGCTCGGGTTCCCAGTAGGAGATGgagccaagcaagcagGGATCGAGAATCTGGGACTATACGATCAGCGATTGGCGTTGAACTGGATCAGGGAGAACATTGCGGCGTTCGGTGGCGATCAAGACAAAGTGAGCATTGTAGGCGAGTCAGCTGGTGGTGCGAGTATACTTTTCCATCTGTCAGCGTACGGTGGACGAGACGACAGGCTCTTCCGTTCGGCGGTGGTGCAGAGTGGCTACTGGGCCAGCCAGCTGGAGACGAAGAGCAATAGGGTGAGATGGAATCAACAGTGGGGATCGCTCGTGGAGTACGCCAACTGCAGTGCAAGGGCGGATGCGATCGGGTGCCTGCGAACCACTCCGCTGGACACGATCAAGCAGTGGAGCCAGAGGAACAATGCTACGGTGAATGCTTTCAGTCCGGTGGTGGATGGCGATTTGGTAGCGGGGGATTTGCAACATTCGTTTTTGCAAGCAAGAATCGTCAAGGATGCAAGTGTACTATTGAACAATAACCTCGACGAAGGCCTGTCTTTTGGCAGGCGCGGTGTCAATAACAGTGGCGATATCGTCGAGGCGCTTAGCGTGTCGCAGGCACTGCCCGATGGCTGGCTCAGCCGCGACACCGAGAGCAATCTGACGAGGGCCTATCCGGATAACGAAGATATCTATCCACCTTTTCAAGCAGGGGCTGGAGTCTTGCCTCGGACGCACGGTGTTTTGGGTACGAACGATCGACGTTCGTGTGCCATCTTTGGGGATCTGCTATTTGTCGGTCCGAGACGGCAGGCGGCGGAACTTTTAGCTAAGAGCTCGAACAAGCCGATCTACGTGTCTCGCTTCGACCAGCTTTCGTACAAGTCGGCCATCACCAGCGGTGCGCAGCACTTTCAAGAGGTGGCGTACATGTTTCGGAATGCGCTCGACACTCAGAACGCGCTAGGTCCATTGGCGAAAGACACGCAGCTGGCGGAGGAAATGTCGAGTTATTGGATCAACTTTGTTGCTAGTGGCGATCCGAATGGGGCCAAGAAACAGGGTAGGCGCACGCAAGGTGCGGTGCGTTGGCCAAAGTATACCGAGGAAGGGAGGCAGGTTGTGGTGTGGAAGGGAGGCAGGTTGTGGTGTGGGTGCGCGATGGGCTGGGTCGCACAAGCAGGGTGGTAA
- a CDS encoding uncharacterized protein (related to PRC1 - carboxypeptidase y, serine-type protease), whose translation MKSLGFLSCLAALLSSNVTAAARIDSANRQIKMAVGARTNGSWDSAPAPAPAPARPGSYLETQDGYAASTSTATGSSAQAQIDGVLTTSSGIGGPARIELPLDAISSAAFGSADVEQIIASANGEFTVLSHRDFPSVSVRIKQLYSPRPASQLREHEVDPDAFCDPTVTSWSGYIDTAYGGKSLWFYFFESRSNPAKDPVILWTNGGPGCSSSLGLFMELGPCRVPERGGKLTPGPPINGTKWHAQSWTNRANVFFIDQPVGVGYSYSKTDQKVYTTEEAAKDVYAFLRVFFSAFDRFKKNEFYMAGESYGGRYIPIFASEVADRNHDVERKALKAGKQVDHDQLINLKGVLIGNGLTDVSKQISGYYDMTCTRRGGVEPILSIETCKRMHTYVPVCREQLGKHCVESYNPDLCDLWLAKCSDEIEAPYFYTGQNPYNIKDDCKSGLEPNLCYDVTDDIRKYLDRDDVRELVGAASKDQIGKFASCNNDVASGFSRMLDMAHDNGFNVAGLLERGIKALVYVGTLDWICNFNGNFEWVKTLDWSGSQSFSEAKNYEWVVDGEKAGRTQSGGGLTWVTVYEAGHMVPYDQPDAALAMLNRWIDGQDL comes from the coding sequence ATGAAGAGCCTTGGTTTTCTATCTTGCCTCGCGGCGCTGCTTAGTAGCAATGTGACGGCTGCTGCTAGGATCGATTCTGCGAACCGgcagatcaagatggctgTCGGTGCTCGTACCAACGGTAGCTGGGATTCGGCTCCAGCGCCAGCTCCGGCTCCGGCTCGACCTGGAAGCTATCTCGAGACACAGGACGGTTACGCGGCTTCCACGAGCACTGCTACTGGATCGAGCGCTCAGGCTCAGATCGATGGCGTGCTCACTACGTCTTCTGGAATCGGAGGGCCTGCTCGTATCGAGCTGCCCCTGGACGCTATCTCGTCGGCGGCATTTGGTTCGGCCGATGTAGAGCAGATAATCGCATCCGCAAATGGCGAGTTTACCGTGCTCTCGCATCGAGACTTTCCGTCGGTGTCGGTGCGCATCAAGCAGCTCTACTCTCCTCGGCCCGCATCACAGCTCAGGGAGCACGAGGTTGACCCAGACGCGTTTTGCGACCCCACCGTCACGTCTTGGTCTGGCTACATTGATACCGCTTACGGTGGTAAGAGTCTGTGGTTCTACTTTTTCGAGTCACGCTCCAACCCTGCCAAGGACCCGGTGATCCTGTGGACCAATGGCGGACCTggttgctcttcttctctgGGACTGTTTATGGAGCTGGGCCCGTGTCGTGTACCCGAACGCGGGGGCAAACTCACGCCCGGTCCACCGATCAACGGTACCAAGTGGCATGCACAGTCGTGGACCAACCGCGCCAACGTTTTCTTCATCGACCAGCCCGTCGGCGTTGGCTACTCGTACTCCAAGACCGATCAGAAGGTGTACACGACCGAggaagctgccaaggaTGTCTATGCATTCCTGCGCGTCTTCTTCTCTGCGTTTGATCGCTTCAAGAAAAATGAGTTCTACATGGCGGGAGAATCGTACGGCGGTCGATACATCCCCATTTTTGCGTCCGAGGTGGCGGACCGGAACCACGATGTGGAGCGCAAGGCACTCAAGGCGGGCAAGCAGGTCGATCACGATCAGCTGATCAACCTCAAGGGAGTTCTCATCGGCAACGGACTTACGGATGTCAGCAAGCAGATTTCGGGCTACTATGACATGACGTGTACACGTCGCGGAGGTGTCGAGCCGATCTTGAGCATCGAGACGTGCAAACGCATGCACACGTACGTGCCTGTATGCCGCGAACAACTTGGCAAGCACTGCGTCGAGTCGTACAACCCGGATCTGTGCGACCTCTGGCTGGCAAAGTGCTCggacgagatcgaagcgCCTTACTTTTACACTGGGCAGAACCCGTACAACATCAAGGACGATTGCAAGTCGGGGCTGGAACCGAATCTGTGCTACGACGTGACCGACGACATCCGAAAGTACCTGGACCGCGACGATGTTCGCGAGCTAGTCGGGGCTGCTTCCAAGGATCAGATCGGCAAGTTTGCGAGTTGCAACAATGATGTCGCCAGTGGATTCTCGAGGATGCTCGATATGGCGCACGACAACGGCTTTAACGTGGCAGGCTTGTTGGAGAGGGGCATCAAGGCATTGGTGTACGTGGGTACTTTGGATTGGATCTGCAACTTTAATGGCAACTTTGAATGGGTCAAGACGTTGGACTGGAGCGGCAGCCAGAGCTTTAGCGAGGCCAAGAATTACGAATGGGTCGTCGACGGCGAAAAGGCAGGTAGAACGCAGAGTGGAGGTGGACTCACTTGGGTCACTGTATACGAAGCAGGTCACATGGTGCCGTACGACCAACCTGATGCTGCACTTGCTATGCTCAACCGCTGGATCGACGGCCAGGATCTTTGA
- a CDS encoding 60S ribosomal protein uL18, with protein sequence MPFVKTVKSNSYFSRYQVKYRRRREGRTDYYARKRLVSQAKNKYNAPKYRLVVRFSNRYVTCQIVHAKIVGDFVLTQASSKELPRYGVKTGLSNWTAAYATGLLVARRALTLLGLADKYEGVTEPDGEMAEVEPLGDDEPRPFKCFLDVGLKRTSTGSRVFGALKGASDGGIFIPHSEKRFPGFDPEAKELDAELLRSYIYGGHVAEYMESLEEEDDERFKKQFSTALEQDIGSEDLEDMWTEAFEKIREDPSFTPSDKSGKDWAAESKKYKATKLTYEQRKAKIADKIAAFKAGAEL encoded by the exons ATG CCTTTCGTCAAGACTGTCAAGTCTAACTCCTACTTCTCTCGTTACCAGGTCAAGtaccgacgacgacgagaggGCCGTACCGACTACTACGCCCGCAAGCGTCTCGTTTCGCAGGCCAAGAACAAGTACAACGCTCCCAAGTACCGCCTTGTTGTGCGTTTCTCTAACCGATATGTCACCTGCCAGATCGTGCACGCCAAGATTGTTGGTGACTTTGTGCTCACCCAGGCTTCGTCCAAGGAGCTCCCCCGCTACGGTGTCAAGACTGGTCTTTCCAACTGGACGGCTGCTTACGCCACTGGTCTGCTcgttgctcgtcgtgctTTGACCCTGCTCGGTCTCGCCGACAAGTACGAGGGTGTTACTGAGCCCGATGGTGAGATGGCCGAGGTCGAGCCTTTgggcgacgacgagccgCGTCCATTCAAGTGCTTCCTCGACGTTGGTCTCAAGCGCACTTCCACCGGTTCGCGTGTGTTTGGTGCGCTCAAGGGTGCCTCGGACGGTGGTATCTTCATCCCGCACTCGGAGAAGCGATTCCCCGGTTTCGACCCTGAAgccaaggagctcgacgccgaaCTGCTGCGCTCCTACATCTACGGTGGTCACGTTGCCGAGTACATGGAGTCgctcgaggaggaagatgacgagcgaTTCAAGAAGCAGTTCTCCACCGCTCTCGAGCAGGACATTGGTTCCGAGGACCTCGAGGACATGTGGACCGAGGCATTCGAGAAGATTCGTGAGGACCCCTCGTTCACCCCCTCGGACAAGAGCGGCAAGGACTGGGCTGCCGAGTCCAAGAAGTACAAGGCCACCAAGCTCACTTacgagcagcgcaaggccaagatcgccgaCAAGATTGCCGCCTTCAAGGCTGGTGCCGAACTCTAA